From Chryseobacterium sp. H1D6B, a single genomic window includes:
- a CDS encoding glycerol-3-phosphate dehydrogenase/oxidase, which yields MKRNEELNKLAGTQEWDFVIIGGGASGLGSALDAVSRGFKTLLLESHDFAKATSSRSTKLVHGGVRYLAQGDIGLVKEALKERGLLAQNAAHVVKNQSFIIPNYTWWGGIYYKIGLSIYDFLAGKLSLGRTQYISKAKTVNKLPTIEQKNLMSGVVYQDGQFDDARLAINLAQTIIEKGGSAVNYLKVVNLIKNDFNKIIGVLAEDQFTQKQYEIHAKVVINATGVFTNDILNMNNPKHGKYVVPSQGIHLVLDKSFLKSDDAIMIPKTSDGRVLFVVPWHDRALVGTTDTLLESESFEPRALESEISFVLETARQYLSKKPTREDVKSVFAGLRPLAAPKGEGKNTKEVSRSHKVITSETGLVSIIGGKWTTYRKMAEDTIDKAMEIHKMKEIPSSTENLSIHGNVKAEQVDRSSHLYVYGSDIPSIKALQESNPKYSEKIHPDHAFTIAEIIWAVRNEMAETIEDVLARRVRMLFLDARAAIDSAHKTALIIAEERGLSPEWAQEQEKEFIELARGYLLTPYSPKTINLN from the coding sequence ATGAAACGAAATGAAGAACTAAATAAATTAGCCGGTACTCAAGAATGGGATTTTGTTATTATCGGTGGAGGAGCCAGCGGCTTAGGTTCAGCATTGGATGCGGTAAGCAGAGGGTTTAAAACTTTACTGCTTGAATCGCATGACTTCGCAAAAGCAACCTCCAGCAGAAGTACGAAACTTGTGCACGGCGGTGTAAGATATCTTGCACAGGGAGATATCGGCTTAGTAAAGGAAGCATTAAAAGAAAGAGGCCTTTTAGCACAAAACGCCGCACATGTAGTAAAGAACCAGTCATTTATAATTCCAAACTACACCTGGTGGGGAGGCATCTATTATAAAATAGGATTATCTATCTATGATTTTCTTGCAGGAAAACTAAGTCTTGGGAGAACACAATATATAAGTAAGGCTAAAACAGTCAATAAACTTCCAACCATTGAGCAGAAAAACCTTATGAGCGGAGTAGTTTATCAGGACGGACAGTTTGATGATGCGCGTTTAGCAATTAACCTGGCTCAAACTATCATAGAAAAAGGAGGAAGCGCTGTTAATTATTTAAAAGTAGTTAACCTTATTAAAAATGATTTCAATAAAATAATCGGTGTTCTTGCAGAAGACCAGTTTACCCAAAAGCAATACGAAATACATGCTAAGGTAGTCATCAACGCAACGGGAGTTTTCACTAATGATATTCTGAATATGAATAATCCTAAACATGGAAAATATGTTGTTCCAAGCCAAGGGATTCATTTAGTTTTAGATAAGTCTTTCTTAAAAAGTGACGATGCCATCATGATCCCTAAAACCTCTGACGGAAGAGTTTTGTTTGTAGTTCCGTGGCATGACAGAGCTTTAGTGGGTACAACAGACACTTTACTGGAAAGCGAAAGTTTTGAACCTCGAGCTTTAGAATCTGAAATCAGTTTCGTTTTAGAAACAGCAAGACAGTATCTTTCAAAAAAACCGACCCGTGAAGATGTAAAATCTGTTTTTGCAGGGCTGAGACCTCTTGCGGCACCTAAAGGAGAAGGCAAGAATACGAAAGAAGTATCCAGAAGCCATAAAGTAATAACATCCGAAACAGGATTAGTTTCCATTATCGGAGGAAAATGGACCACTTACCGTAAAATGGCAGAAGACACTATTGATAAAGCAATGGAAATTCATAAGATGAAAGAGATCCCTTCATCTACAGAAAACTTATCCATTCACGGCAATGTAAAAGCAGAGCAGGTTGATAGAAGCAGTCATTTATACGTTTACGGATCTGATATTCCTTCCATAAAAGCTTTACAAGAGAGCAATCCTAAATATTCAGAAAAGATCCATCCCGACCACGCCTTCACCATAGCAGAAATAATATGGGCAGTGAGAAACGAAATGGCAGAAACCATAGAAGATGTTTTAGCCAGAAGAGTCCGTATGCTGTTTTTAGATGCAAGAGCAGCAATAGACAGCGCACATAAAACAGCGCTAATCATTGCGGAAGAAAGAGGATTATCACCAGAATGGGCTCAAGAACAGGAAAAAGAATTTATTGAATTAGCAAGAGGCTATTTATTAACCCCTTATTCTCCTAAAACAATCAACCTTAATTAA
- the rpsJ gene encoding 30S ribosomal protein S10, translated as MSQRIRIKLKSYDYNLVDKSAEKIVKTVKATGAVVNGPIPLPTNKRIFTVLKSPHVNKKAREQFQLSAHKRLMDIYSSSSKTVDALMKLELPSGVDVEIKV; from the coding sequence ATGTCACAAAGAATCAGAATAAAACTAAAATCTTACGATTACAATTTAGTAGATAAATCTGCTGAGAAAATCGTAAAAACGGTAAAGGCTACTGGTGCTGTTGTAAACGGACCCATTCCATTACCTACAAATAAGAGAATCTTCACTGTATTGAAATCTCCACACGTTAACAAAAAAGCTAGAGAACAGTTCCAACTTTCTGCTCATAAGAGATTGATGGATATCTACTCTTCTTCTTCTAAAACTGTGGATGCTCTAATGAAATTAGAGTTGCCAAGCGGTGTAGATGTTGAAATTAAAGTGTGA
- the fusA gene encoding elongation factor G, which produces MSRDLKFTRNIGIAAHIDAGKTTTTERILFYTGVNHKIGEVHDGASTMDWMEQEAERGITITSAATTCSWSFPTDQGKILPESKPYHFNIIDTPGHVDFTVEVNRSLRVLDGLVFLFSAVDGVEPQSETNWRLADNYKVARMGFVNKMDRQGADFLNVVNQVKTMLGSNAVPIVLPIGAEEDFKGVVDLIKNRAIIWDEAGQGATFEVVPIPEDMKAEVLEYREKLVEAVADYDDTLMEKFFEDPDSISEDEINEALRKATIDLSIIPMTCGSSFKNKGVQFMLDAVCKYLPSPLDKDDIKGTDPRTDLEITRKPDVKEPFAALAFKIATDPFVGRLAFFRAYSGRLDAGSYILNTRSGDKERISRIYQMHANKQNPVEYIEAGDIGAAVGFKSIKTGDTMCDEKNPIILESMVFPDPVIGIAVEPKTKADQDKMGNALAKLAEEDPTFQVKTDEASGQTIISGMGELHLDILVDRMRREFKVEVNQGQPQVEYKENLTKVASHREVYKKQSGGKGKFADIVFELGPADEGKIGLEFINEIKGGNVPREFVPAIEKGFKAAMKNGPLAGFEVEGIKVVLKDGSFHAVDSDALSFELAAKLGFKEAGRAAKPVIMEPIMKLEVVTPEEYMGNIIGDLNKRRGTISGQEEKNGAVVIKGSVPLSEMFGYVTTLRTLSSGRATSSMELEKYAQTPQNVAEEIIAKSKG; this is translated from the coding sequence ATGAGTAGAGATCTTAAATTTACAAGAAATATTGGTATTGCTGCCCACATTGATGCGGGTAAAACTACTACTACAGAAAGAATTTTATTCTATACAGGGGTAAACCATAAAATTGGTGAAGTTCACGATGGTGCTTCTACAATGGACTGGATGGAACAGGAAGCAGAAAGAGGTATTACCATTACTTCTGCAGCTACTACTTGTAGCTGGAGTTTCCCAACAGACCAAGGTAAAATTTTACCTGAAAGTAAGCCTTACCACTTTAACATCATCGATACACCAGGACACGTTGACTTCACAGTAGAAGTAAACAGATCTTTGAGAGTATTAGATGGATTGGTATTCTTATTCTCTGCAGTAGATGGAGTAGAGCCTCAGTCTGAAACAAACTGGAGACTTGCTGACAACTACAAAGTTGCAAGAATGGGATTCGTAAACAAAATGGACAGACAAGGAGCTGACTTCCTTAACGTGGTAAACCAGGTTAAGACAATGTTAGGTTCTAATGCAGTTCCAATCGTTTTACCAATCGGTGCTGAAGAAGACTTTAAAGGTGTTGTTGACTTAATTAAAAATAGAGCTATCATCTGGGATGAAGCAGGACAAGGAGCTACTTTCGAAGTTGTGCCGATTCCTGAAGACATGAAGGCTGAAGTTTTAGAATACAGAGAGAAATTAGTAGAAGCTGTTGCTGACTACGATGATACTTTGATGGAGAAATTCTTCGAAGATCCAGATTCAATCTCTGAAGACGAAATCAACGAAGCTCTAAGAAAAGCTACTATTGATCTTTCTATTATCCCAATGACTTGTGGTTCTTCATTCAAGAATAAAGGAGTACAGTTTATGTTGGATGCAGTATGTAAGTACTTGCCTTCTCCATTGGATAAAGATGATATCAAAGGTACTGATCCAAGAACAGATCTTGAAATAACAAGAAAACCAGATGTAAAAGAGCCGTTCGCAGCTTTAGCATTTAAGATTGCTACCGATCCTTTCGTAGGAAGATTAGCATTCTTCAGAGCATACTCTGGTAGACTAGATGCAGGTTCTTATATCTTAAACACCCGTTCAGGTGATAAAGAAAGAATCTCTAGAATTTATCAGATGCACGCTAACAAGCAGAATCCTGTTGAATATATTGAAGCAGGAGATATTGGTGCAGCGGTAGGTTTTAAATCTATCAAAACAGGAGATACTATGTGTGATGAGAAAAACCCGATCATTCTTGAATCGATGGTTTTCCCTGATCCGGTAATTGGTATCGCTGTTGAGCCTAAAACTAAGGCAGATCAGGATAAAATGGGTAACGCTCTAGCTAAATTAGCTGAAGAAGATCCTACTTTCCAGGTTAAAACTGACGAAGCTTCTGGACAAACTATTATCTCAGGAATGGGTGAGCTTCACCTTGATATTCTTGTAGATCGTATGAGAAGAGAATTCAAAGTAGAAGTTAACCAAGGTCAGCCTCAGGTAGAATACAAAGAAAATCTTACGAAAGTTGCTAGTCACCGTGAAGTTTACAAAAAACAATCAGGTGGTAAAGGTAAATTTGCTGATATTGTATTTGAATTAGGACCTGCAGACGAAGGTAAAATTGGTCTAGAATTTATTAACGAAATCAAAGGTGGTAACGTTCCTAGAGAATTTGTTCCTGCAATTGAAAAAGGCTTTAAAGCTGCAATGAAAAACGGTCCTTTGGCTGGTTTCGAAGTTGAAGGTATTAAAGTGGTTCTTAAAGACGGATCTTTCCACGCGGTGGATTCTGATGCTCTTTCTTTCGAATTAGCTGCTAAATTAGGATTTAAAGAAGCGGGACGTGCTGCTAAGCCAGTAATTATGGAGCCTATTATGAAACTGGAAGTTGTAACTCCGGAAGAATATATGGGTAACATTATTGGTGACCTTAACAAAAGAAGAGGAACTATCAGTGGTCAGGAAGAGAAAAATGGTGCTGTAGTAATCAAAGGATCTGTTCCACTTTCTGAAATGTTTGGATATGTAACAACTCTAAGAACACTTTCATCAGGAAGAGCTACTTCTTCTATGGAATTAGAGAAATACGCTCAAACTCCTCAGAACGTTGCGGAAGAAATTATCGCTAAATCTAAAGGTTAA
- a CDS encoding DeoR/GlpR family DNA-binding transcription regulator produces the protein MEKLIARHNDILKVLDEKDYVLVQDLCEKFNVSSVTIRKDLNYLESLGLLFRNHGGASKYIRYAYEKNVDEKESINVEAKQNIAKTALKLIQENDCIILASGTTMHYLARMLVNFGQLTVLTSSLRVALELCNNPNINIIQLGGEVRKSSTSIVGSISETILRQFSCSKLFLGVDGIDMDFGISTSNAAEAHLNQLMIECSDKVVILADSSKLNKKGFGRIASLDKIDYLVTDEGILDEDKNKLEEIGVSVIVK, from the coding sequence ATGGAAAAGTTGATCGCAAGGCATAACGATATTTTGAAGGTATTAGATGAGAAAGACTACGTTCTAGTTCAGGACTTATGTGAAAAGTTTAATGTTTCTTCTGTTACCATTCGGAAGGATTTGAATTATTTAGAAAGTCTGGGGCTTCTTTTTCGGAACCACGGAGGAGCCAGTAAATATATAAGGTATGCTTATGAGAAAAATGTGGATGAAAAGGAAAGCATCAATGTAGAGGCGAAACAAAACATTGCTAAAACTGCCTTAAAGCTTATTCAGGAGAATGACTGTATTATACTGGCTTCCGGAACTACGATGCATTACCTTGCCCGTATGCTGGTTAATTTTGGACAGCTTACCGTTCTTACTTCATCTTTAAGAGTTGCTCTTGAGCTCTGCAATAACCCAAACATTAATATTATACAATTAGGAGGGGAGGTAAGAAAAAGCTCTACTTCTATTGTAGGTTCAATATCTGAAACTATTCTCAGACAGTTTTCCTGCAGTAAATTATTTTTAGGAGTTGACGGTATTGATATGGACTTTGGGATAAGTACTTCCAATGCGGCGGAAGCGCACCTTAATCAGCTTATGATAGAATGCTCTGATAAGGTTGTGATTTTAGCTGATTCCTCTAAATTAAATAAAAAAGGTTTTGGAAGAATCGCTTCTTTAGATAAAATAGATTATCTGGTAACAGATGAAGGGATTTTGGACGAAGATAAAAATAAGCTGGAGGAAATTGGAGTAAGCGTTATTGTAAAATAA
- the glpK gene encoding glycerol kinase GlpK: protein MSGRLILALDQGTTSSRAILFNHSGEIEYISQKNFEQIYPTPGWVEHDPNEIWSSQISVAAEIIAKAGISGLEVAAIGITNQRETTVVWDKESGEPVYNAIVWQDRRTSKYCDSLKEQGHTEMIKEKTGLVLDAYFSATKLKWILDNVEGAREKAEAGKLCFGTVDTWLIWKLTRGKMFITDVSNASRTMLLNIHTLEWDDDLLQLFNIPRAILPEVKQSSEIYGETATTLFSTKIPIAGIAGDQQAALFGQMCTTPGMVKNTYGTGCFLLMNTGKEAVLSKNNLLTTVAWKINGEVNYALEGSVFVGGAAIQWLRDGLKLINSAEEVNDLAKTVEDNGGVYFVPALTGLGAPYWDQYARGTIVGVTRGTTNGHIARATLEGIALQVYDIVKAMEADSGRPSLELRVDGGASASDLLMQIQSDLFGVKITRPKTLETTALGAAYLAGLAVGYWKNIDEIQSQWIVDKDFYPQLEKEKADKIIHFWHKAVASSQNWIED, encoded by the coding sequence ATGAGTGGCAGATTAATTCTTGCTTTAGATCAAGGTACCACTTCTTCTAGAGCTATTCTATTCAATCACAGCGGAGAAATAGAATATATTTCACAAAAGAACTTTGAACAGATATACCCTACTCCAGGCTGGGTAGAACATGATCCCAATGAAATTTGGTCATCACAGATTTCCGTTGCGGCTGAGATCATTGCAAAAGCTGGAATCTCTGGATTAGAAGTCGCGGCAATCGGGATTACAAATCAACGTGAAACGACGGTTGTCTGGGATAAAGAATCTGGTGAACCTGTCTATAACGCTATTGTATGGCAGGACAGAAGAACTTCCAAATATTGTGATTCCTTGAAGGAGCAAGGCCACACAGAGATGATCAAAGAAAAAACCGGTCTTGTTCTGGATGCTTATTTTTCAGCAACTAAATTGAAATGGATCCTGGACAATGTAGAAGGGGCAAGAGAAAAAGCAGAAGCCGGCAAATTATGTTTTGGAACTGTAGACACCTGGCTGATCTGGAAATTGACCCGCGGGAAAATGTTTATCACTGATGTTTCTAATGCCAGCCGGACAATGCTTCTTAATATCCATACATTAGAATGGGATGATGATCTGCTTCAATTATTCAATATTCCAAGAGCCATTCTGCCAGAAGTAAAGCAGAGCAGCGAAATTTATGGAGAGACAGCAACAACCCTATTTTCAACCAAAATTCCTATCGCCGGTATCGCTGGAGATCAGCAGGCTGCATTGTTTGGACAAATGTGCACCACGCCGGGTATGGTAAAAAACACTTACGGAACAGGCTGTTTCTTACTAATGAATACTGGAAAAGAAGCTGTTCTATCTAAAAACAACCTGCTCACAACCGTTGCATGGAAAATAAACGGAGAAGTAAATTATGCTTTAGAAGGAAGCGTATTTGTAGGAGGTGCAGCAATACAGTGGCTTCGAGACGGCCTTAAACTTATCAATTCTGCTGAAGAAGTAAACGATCTAGCTAAAACAGTAGAAGATAACGGAGGTGTATATTTTGTACCTGCACTTACTGGCTTAGGCGCTCCTTATTGGGATCAGTATGCAAGAGGAACCATTGTAGGTGTTACCCGGGGAACGACCAATGGGCATATCGCAAGAGCTACCTTGGAAGGAATTGCATTACAGGTTTATGATATTGTAAAAGCAATGGAAGCAGATTCCGGAAGACCCAGTCTTGAACTGAGAGTTGACGGCGGAGCTTCTGCAAGTGATCTTCTTATGCAGATACAATCTGACCTATTTGGAGTTAAGATCACAAGACCAAAAACATTGGAAACTACAGCATTGGGAGCTGCTTATCTTGCTGGACTCGCTGTCGGGTATTGGAAAAACATTGATGAAATTCAATCTCAATGGATCGTAGACAAAGATTTTTATCCACAACTGGAAAAAGAAAAAGCTGATAAAATAATTCATTTTTGGCATAAAGCTGTCGCCAGTTCTCAAAACTGGATAGAAGACTAA
- the rpsG gene encoding 30S ribosomal protein S7: MRKTKAKKRPLLPDPKFNDQLVTRFVNNLMMDGKKSIAFKIFYDALDIVETKKGETEKTALEIWKDALTNVMPHVEVRSRRVGGANFQIPMPIRADRKISMAMKWLIKYSTARNDKSMALKLANEVVAAAREEGAAYKKKSDTHKMAEANKAFSHFKF; the protein is encoded by the coding sequence ATGAGAAAGACAAAAGCAAAAAAAAGACCGTTGTTACCAGATCCAAAGTTTAATGATCAATTGGTAACAAGATTCGTAAATAACTTGATGATGGATGGTAAAAAGTCTATCGCATTCAAAATTTTCTATGATGCATTAGATATCGTAGAAACTAAAAAAGGAGAGACTGAAAAAACAGCTCTTGAAATCTGGAAAGATGCCCTTACAAATGTAATGCCTCACGTAGAAGTACGTTCAAGAAGAGTAGGTGGTGCTAACTTCCAGATCCCTATGCCGATCAGAGCGGATAGAAAAATTTCTATGGCAATGAAATGGTTAATCAAATACTCTACAGCTAGAAATGATAAGTCTATGGCTTTGAAATTGGCTAATGAGGTTGTTGCCGCTGCTAGAGAAGAAGGAGCTGCATACAAAAAGAAATCTGATACTCATAAAATGGCGGAAGCTAACAAAGCTTTCTCACACTTTAAATTCTAA
- the rplC gene encoding 50S ribosomal protein L3, giving the protein MSGIIGKKIGMTSLFNEEGKNIPCTVIQAGPCSVLQVRTIEKDGYKSVQLGFDDKSEKNVGKALAGHFKKAGSAPKAKLVEFYREFVDEVKVGEEVKVNLFAEGEYVDVTGTSKGKGFQGVVKRHGFGGVMQATHGQHNRLRAPGSIGAGSDPSRVFKGMRMAGRMGGKQVTVQNLQVLKVDQEQNLLVVKGAVPGAKNSYVIIRKWN; this is encoded by the coding sequence ATGTCAGGTATTATTGGTAAAAAAATCGGTATGACATCGTTGTTTAACGAAGAAGGGAAAAACATCCCTTGTACAGTTATTCAGGCAGGTCCATGCTCGGTTTTACAGGTCAGAACCATAGAAAAGGACGGCTATAAGTCAGTTCAATTGGGTTTCGATGACAAGAGTGAAAAGAACGTTGGTAAAGCGTTAGCTGGTCATTTTAAAAAGGCTGGTTCTGCTCCTAAAGCTAAATTAGTAGAATTCTACAGAGAATTCGTTGATGAAGTAAAAGTAGGAGAAGAAGTAAAAGTTAATTTATTCGCTGAAGGTGAATATGTTGACGTAACAGGTACTTCTAAAGGTAAAGGTTTCCAAGGTGTTGTTAAAAGACACGGCTTTGGAGGTGTAATGCAAGCTACTCATGGTCAGCACAACAGACTTAGAGCTCCAGGTTCTATCGGTGCTGGATCGGATCCTTCAAGAGTATTCAAAGGAATGAGAATGGCAGGTAGAATGGGAGGTAAGCAGGTAACTGTTCAAAACCTTCAAGTATTAAAAGTGGATCAAGAACAAAATCTTTTAGTAGTAAAAGGTGCTGTTCCGGGAGCTAAAAATTCTTATGTAATTATCAGAAAATGGAACTAG
- a CDS encoding carbonic anhydrase family protein, translating into MKKKKKSSLVMLDAASNGSRVFVILSCIQLFLFTSCSKDDDPANGLIGYPTDLISTPIMTIDFSPSVAEFQTPINIETSNAEVFHSTDPELHYGAVSLNSVANNNGENLRVNINSTDSFNNYFMVGGKKYNLVNFHFHYSSEHTINGQYSKMEIHFVNVSADNSYAVLSVLVDLGTGNAALQNLFAQSPTTSNGINSPNTTLNLLELFPNDTRQYYTYSGSLTTPNFNSNSALTDGGPVTWFVFKNKQQISESQFNSYEGIYTEPNFRTIRPLNGRKVYLNPGY; encoded by the coding sequence ATGAAAAAAAAGAAAAAAAGCTCATTAGTCATGCTGGATGCAGCGTCTAATGGCAGCAGAGTGTTTGTAATACTCAGCTGTATCCAATTATTTTTATTCACTTCATGCAGTAAAGATGATGACCCAGCTAATGGATTGATAGGTTATCCCACAGACCTTATTAGTACACCTATTATGACTATTGATTTTTCACCTTCAGTAGCAGAATTTCAGACCCCTATTAATATTGAGACATCCAATGCTGAAGTATTTCATAGTACAGATCCTGAACTTCATTATGGAGCAGTAAGTTTAAATTCTGTCGCCAATAATAATGGAGAAAATCTAAGAGTAAACATAAACTCTACAGATAGTTTCAATAATTATTTTATGGTAGGAGGAAAGAAATATAATCTTGTTAATTTTCATTTTCATTATAGCAGTGAGCACACTATAAATGGGCAATACAGCAAAATGGAGATTCACTTTGTAAATGTATCGGCGGATAATTCTTATGCTGTTCTTAGTGTATTAGTAGATTTAGGGACGGGTAATGCAGCACTTCAGAATTTATTTGCTCAATCTCCAACAACGAGTAATGGGATTAATTCTCCTAACACTACTTTAAATCTCTTGGAACTGTTCCCTAATGATACCCGGCAGTATTATACCTACAGCGGATCTCTTACCACTCCCAATTTTAATTCAAACTCAGCGCTCACTGATGGGGGCCCGGTAACATGGTTTGTCTTTAAGAATAAACAACAGATTTCAGAATCTCAATTCAATTCTTATGAAGGTATTTATACAGAACCTAACTTCCGCACAATACGTCCTTTGAATGGTAGAAAGGTTTATTTAAATCCTGGATATTAG
- a CDS encoding GLPGLI family protein encodes MKRLLLLIVLFGLTIHGQTHRFIYELQYKSDSTNDHLDKINLVLDVNPKDVKFYEYDYLKADSINKVNKNYEYVYGGRFESIKRQRDSFKNQNYELIGEDMYSYPTEDKMKWNLSSETKKFGEYTLQKATTHFGGRDWTAWFTKDINISEGPYKFYGLPGMILQLQDSKSNFIFTLVKSKNLNETYNTVGFIETFYGRKPLEISEKIRIKKRVEMYNDPLVEMRKSFKENSGGEMNVMGTKITSIDQFKELTEKLQEYFRKNNNPIDLDRAVKY; translated from the coding sequence ATGAAAAGACTTTTGCTATTAATCGTATTGTTCGGATTAACTATTCATGGACAAACCCACCGCTTCATTTATGAGCTCCAGTATAAAAGCGACTCAACAAATGATCACCTCGACAAAATAAACCTCGTACTTGATGTGAACCCCAAAGATGTTAAATTTTACGAATATGACTATCTCAAAGCTGATTCCATCAACAAGGTCAATAAGAATTATGAATATGTGTATGGTGGAAGATTTGAGTCTATAAAGAGACAGAGAGATTCATTTAAGAATCAGAACTATGAGCTGATCGGTGAAGATATGTACAGCTATCCAACAGAAGATAAAATGAAATGGAACCTTAGCAGTGAAACGAAAAAATTTGGTGAATATACTTTGCAGAAAGCAACAACCCATTTTGGCGGTAGAGACTGGACAGCATGGTTCACCAAAGATATCAATATATCTGAAGGTCCGTATAAATTTTATGGCTTGCCGGGTATGATCTTGCAGCTGCAGGATTCAAAATCTAACTTTATATTTACTCTGGTTAAGAGCAAAAACCTTAATGAGACCTATAATACAGTTGGTTTTATCGAAACATTTTATGGACGTAAACCTTTAGAGATCTCTGAAAAAATCAGAATCAAAAAAAGAGTAGAAATGTATAATGATCCTCTGGTAGAGATGAGAAAAAGCTTTAAAGAGAATTCAGGCGGGGAAATGAATGTGATGGGAACGAAAATTACCAGTATAGACCAATTTAAGGAGCTCACTGAGAAACTTCAGGAATATTTTAGGAAGAACAATAATCCTATAGATCTGGATCGTGCAGTCAAATATTAA
- a CDS encoding low affinity iron permease family protein has translation MDKSNQSIFEKFSDWATKFTGSSYAFIGATLIVIIWAASGPVFKYSETWQLVINTGTTIITFLMVFLIQKAQNKDSKAIQIKLNELIAAHEKASNRIVDIEDLTEKELDQLHIYYEKLADFAKDDEDIHTSHSIDAAQRNQDYKDEFFKRKHEEWAVKQEHKNKKKESI, from the coding sequence ATGGATAAATCAAATCAAAGTATTTTCGAGAAGTTTTCAGACTGGGCGACAAAATTTACGGGCAGTTCTTATGCTTTTATCGGAGCAACACTTATTGTTATCATATGGGCCGCTTCGGGACCTGTTTTTAAATATTCTGAGACTTGGCAGTTAGTGATCAATACCGGAACTACAATTATCACTTTTTTAATGGTTTTCCTTATTCAGAAAGCACAAAATAAAGATTCTAAAGCCATTCAGATAAAGCTGAATGAATTAATTGCAGCCCATGAAAAAGCAAGTAACAGAATAGTAGATATTGAAGACCTTACCGAAAAGGAATTGGATCAGCTTCATATCTATTACGAAAAACTGGCAGATTTTGCTAAAGACGATGAGGATATTCATACCTCGCATTCTATTGATGCCGCCCAAAGAAATCAAGATTATAAAGATGAATTCTTTAAGAGGAAACATGAAGAATGGGCCGTAAAACAGGAACATAAAAATAAAAAAAAGGAATCGATATGA
- a CDS encoding MIP/aquaporin family protein, translating into MTPFTAELIGTMLLILLGNGVVANVVLKGTKGNNSGWIVITTAWALAVFVGVQVAGPVSGAHLNPAVTIGLAAAGKFSWDLVPSYITAQMTGALLGAFLVWLFNKDHFAITEDEGAKLACFSTTPAIRNTFSNLISETIGTFVLVFVIFHFSDPSISLHHDPTAKVGLGSIGALPVTFLVWVIGLSLGGTTGYAINPARDLGPRMMHALLPVKGSSDWGYAWIPVAGPILGAVLAAFLYQVLN; encoded by the coding sequence ATGACCCCATTTACAGCAGAATTAATTGGCACAATGCTTCTTATATTGTTAGGCAACGGCGTTGTAGCAAACGTTGTTTTAAAAGGTACAAAAGGAAATAATTCCGGATGGATTGTTATTACTACGGCTTGGGCACTAGCAGTTTTTGTAGGTGTGCAGGTTGCAGGTCCGGTGAGCGGTGCCCATTTGAATCCCGCGGTGACAATCGGTTTGGCTGCTGCCGGAAAGTTCTCATGGGATCTTGTTCCTTCCTACATCACTGCTCAAATGACAGGAGCATTATTGGGAGCTTTCTTAGTATGGCTGTTTAATAAAGATCATTTTGCCATTACAGAGGATGAAGGTGCGAAATTAGCATGTTTTAGTACCACACCAGCGATCAGAAATACTTTTTCAAATCTTATCAGTGAAACTATTGGAACTTTCGTTCTTGTATTTGTCATCTTTCATTTTTCTGATCCAAGTATTTCTTTACATCATGATCCCACTGCAAAAGTAGGTTTGGGCTCTATCGGCGCTCTTCCTGTTACATTTTTGGTCTGGGTGATCGGTTTATCCTTAGGCGGAACTACAGGATATGCAATCAATCCGGCACGAGACTTAGGCCCGAGAATGATGCACGCTCTTCTTCCCGTGAAAGGAAGCAGTGACTGGGGATATGCCTGGATTCCTGTTGCAGGACCCATCTTAGGGGCTGTTTTAGCGGCCTTCTTATATCAAGTCTTAAACTAA